The proteins below are encoded in one region of Candidatus Beckwithbacteria bacterium:
- a CDS encoding deoxynucleoside kinase yields MRFKPKMITVVGNIGSGKTTVSPIIAKMLKAKHVDADNLFQTIDPFRELYLNDVKRWALANELWLTLERVVLVKKYLRANKDKLLVVDSGLLMSWAYTHGHFLAGTMTKEEWQLYRRLFDKIAINLFASSLVVALDCSVPTLIKRIKKRGRGFELKYYNPTYLKQIDNGLVKLKEKLERKKIKVVSLTEDEVKQDNNGKIEMSQALKVIKQAI; encoded by the coding sequence CAGTGTCGCCGATTATTGCCAAAATGTTAAAGGCGAAACACGTGGACGCGGATAATTTATTTCAGACAATTGATCCGTTCCGGGAACTGTATTTGAATGATGTCAAAAGGTGGGCATTGGCCAATGAGCTGTGGTTGACTTTGGAGCGGGTAGTTTTGGTCAAAAAGTATCTGCGGGCAAATAAAGATAAATTATTGGTGGTCGATTCCGGCCTCTTGATGAGCTGGGCGTATACCCACGGCCATTTTTTGGCCGGGACGATGACAAAGGAAGAATGGCAGCTTTACCGCCGGCTGTTTGATAAAATTGCTATCAATTTATTTGCCAGCTCGTTGGTGGTGGCCTTGGACTGTTCGGTTCCCACTTTAATTAAACGAATTAAGAAGCGTGGTCGGGGATTTGAACTGAAATATTATAATCCGACCTATTTAAAACAAATTGACAACGGCTTAGTCAAATTAAAGGAAAAACTGGAAAGAAAAAAAATTAAAGTTGTCAGCTTGACAGAAGACGAGGTGAAGCAGGATAATAACGGAAAAATTGAGATGAGTCAGGCTTTAAAAGTAATTAAGCAAGCGATTTAA